The segment GTTTATCCAGAGAATATGGCTCGCAACATGAACGTGTATGGCGGGGTAGTGTTTAGTCAGCGGGTGATGCTGGCATTGGTGCAGAAGGGATTGAGCCGAGAGGATGCTTATGCGATCGTGCAATCTTGCGCCCACCAAGCCTGGAATCGGGAAGATGGGAATTTCCGTCAATTGCTGAGTGAAGACGATCGCGTGACCAAAACGCTATCGACTACCGAATTGGATGAGTGTTTTGATCCACAGGTGCATCTGAAAAATCTCGACCAGGTTTATCAACGGTTAGGGATTTAATCGGGGAATGGGGGAATGGGGAAAGTAGCAATGGTTATGCTGATTTCCCATTCCCCTAACGTGCCTCGACAGACACTCCGTATTCATATCCTTTGAAGTTCGATTCAAAAATAACTGCATAATCTCCGGTCGCAGCAACCTCACCCGTCCAAGATTTTCGGTCTTCTCTGTACTCAACCAAATCTTTCCCATCCGGCGCAACAATTCTGGGAAAAACCTGGCGATCGCGCGTCACCGTCAATGTCTGACCTTTGCTCAAATTGAAGGAATAGGTGTGACTGCCAGTTCCAATGAAGCGATCTCTAATTTCAATGTTGTCTTGTCCTCCAGCAAATTCGATCCGCTCAACTTTTTCACCACAGTTATTTTCTGTTCTAGATTTCGCAATCCAACCTGGCTTCTCACCCGTGATTTTGAACCAGCCGTCTTGTTCATTCTCAACATCGACAAACGTTCCATTTGGCAACTGTCCCAAAATCTGTGAGGAAGCATTGGGACTCGATCGCACATTCAGAGGTGACTCTGGATCGTTGACTTTCGCCATACGAATCACACATTTTTCGACGGTTCGAGCCGCTTTTGATCCAGAGGGCTTAGCGTCAGAAGCAGCATCCGATTTTGGGGATTCGGGCGACAGTTGAGGAATCGATTGAGGTGCAGCCGTGGGAGATTCAGTCGGTTTTGCAGGAGATTGAGGCGCTGCAGTCGGAGAGCTTGCACTTGGGGCAGAAGATTGAGGCGCAGAAGAACAAGCCGCCATCATCGCTAACAAGGTTGCACAAGTGCTTGAGCGGAACCAAATCAATGCTGAGGATCTAAAAGGCATATGTCGTAGAGAAGCTTGGGATCAAGAAATTACTTCAATACTTGCAAATTCAATCACGGAATGGTTCAGTGAATTACAAAAAACCTCCAGACTTGAAAAAGCCTAGAGGTTTCAATTCAATTTTCGCGTCGGGTTGAGTTTCGGCTATGGTGAACCCGCACTGACCTTGACTGTGCAAAGACCTACTGAAAGTCTTGAGCATTGTACAAAGCTCAATGTGACACCTTACTGAACATCTCTATCTGAACCGGAAAAATCGTGTTGCATCTGGATCGCCCGTTTTACAATCGGCGTGAGTTTCTCTCTCCAGTAGCGAATATCGGGATAATTCGTCGCGATCTTGAGAATATCGCTCCAACGGTTCTGTTCTTCTGCTGCTAGCGCCGTTGAATATTGAGTCACAGCTTTATCCCAGGATTTGGGCATCGTCTTGAGAGCCGATTGAGCTTGGGGATAGGCGGCGCTGTTGGCTGGCACCGCTTTTGCAAGTGCGATCGCGCCATCTAAATTTCCAGCTTGGAAATGCGAAAGTGATTCACGGTAGAGGCGGCTGCCTGGATCATTCGGCAAACTCGCTAAAGCTGGATCATTCGCTCGTTTCCGATTGAGCGTTGCAACAGGACCATCACTTTCACAGGTTTTCCGAGTTAAATTCTCATAAATCCAGCCCACAACAGGTTGGCTAATTTGTAACCAGCCATCTCTGCGCCCAATCACGGTAACAACAATACCATTCTGTAGCGACCCCACAATATTTCCGACCTTCTCGATTGGAGCCGATCTCACATTCAATGGCGGCTTATCGTCAAAGACGATCGTTTGACAATCCTGCGCGACCGTTTGAATGACATTCGCCGATTCTGTACTGTTAATCGTCGCCTTGGGTTTCGCTACCGCATACAGAGTTCCAGACACGGTCATGACTGCGGTAATACAAGCTCCAACTGCCAAAGGAGATTTCAGAATCGTCTTCACGTTAACCGACATGGTGATGCCTCATGCTGATCCAAAATTGAGAATTCAAACTTTACAAGCGCTTGTTCAGTTCCGCGACTCGTCTTCACTCTTGTAGATTGCCCTAAAATTCATGCAAATGCGTTCAGGAGTCCCAACAATCCTAGAAAATTAACTCTTCTCAATTCATCGTGTTCTCCCACTTGACAAAAT is part of the Leptolyngbya boryana PCC 6306 genome and harbors:
- a CDS encoding SH3 domain-containing protein → MPFRSSALIWFRSSTCATLLAMMAACSSAPQSSAPSASSPTAAPQSPAKPTESPTAAPQSIPQLSPESPKSDAASDAKPSGSKAARTVEKCVIRMAKVNDPESPLNVRSSPNASSQILGQLPNGTFVDVENEQDGWFKITGEKPGWIAKSRTENNCGEKVERIEFAGGQDNIEIRDRFIGTGSHTYSFNLSKGQTLTVTRDRQVFPRIVAPDGKDLVEYREDRKSWTGEVAATGDYAVIFESNFKGYEYGVSVEAR
- a CDS encoding SH3 domain-containing protein; amino-acid sequence: MSVNVKTILKSPLAVGACITAVMTVSGTLYAVAKPKATINSTESANVIQTVAQDCQTIVFDDKPPLNVRSAPIEKVGNIVGSLQNGIVVTVIGRRDGWLQISQPVVGWIYENLTRKTCESDGPVATLNRKRANDPALASLPNDPGSRLYRESLSHFQAGNLDGAIALAKAVPANSAAYPQAQSALKTMPKSWDKAVTQYSTALAAEEQNRWSDILKIATNYPDIRYWREKLTPIVKRAIQMQHDFSGSDRDVQ